The nucleotide sequence ATAAATGAAAGATATTGCTATATATATTCATATACCATTTTGCCGTTCAAAATGTAATTACTGTGCCTTTAATTCTTTTTATGCTGATAAGGAAACTCAAAAAGAATATATCAATCATCTTATAAAAGAAATCCATTTGTTTTCTAAAAACAATGATATTATGCGTGCTGACACCGTTTATTTTGGTGGCGGTACGCCTTCTTTTTTATATGAAGGCGGAATAAAAAGCATTATTGAAGTTTTAAAAGATAATTTTGATTATGAACCCAAAGAAATTTCTATTGAATGCAATCCAGAATCTTTGACTGATGTAAAACTAAATGAATATAACGAATCTGGAATTAACAGGATAAGCATAGGACTTCAATCTGCGTCAAATCAACTATTAAAAGAAGCAGGACGTGTTCATTCTTTTGATGATTTTTTAAATGCGTTAGAAAGATGTAAAAAAGCAGGTTTTGACAACGTCAATTGTGATATAATGCTTGGATTGCCTAATCAAAAGCCTCAAGATGTCACTCAAACACTTCAGCTTTTATTTCAGCACGATATTATTAAACATATTTCAATGTACGGACTAAAACCCGAAAAAAACACGCCTTGGCAGGATATCAAAATAGATGAAGACTTGTCAGCAGATATGTATGATTTAGCTTTTTTGATGCTGAAAGAAAACGGATTTAATAGA is from Clostridia bacterium and encodes:
- the hemW gene encoding radical SAM family heme chaperone HemW, whose translation is MKDIAIYIHIPFCRSKCNYCAFNSFYADKETQKEYINHLIKEIHLFSKNNDIMRADTVYFGGGTPSFLYEGGIKSIIEVLKDNFDYEPKEISIECNPESLTDVKLNEYNESGINRISIGLQSASNQLLKEAGRVHSFDDFLNALERCKKAGFDNVNCDIMLGLPNQKPQDVTQTLQLLFQHDIIKHISMYGLKPEKNTPWQDIKIDEDLSADMYDLAFLMLKENGFNRYEISNFAKNGYECKHNIKYWKRKNYIGFGLSAHSLIDNVRYANPDSMTDYINGKKETLVLNQQQIEEEYLMLALRMDEGIDLNDYKQQFNRDFVERFSKPIQKLFKLKVIEIAQNNLRIAPKYMGVMNSIITEFFI